From Bos javanicus breed banteng chromosome 5, ARS-OSU_banteng_1.0, whole genome shotgun sequence, the proteins below share one genomic window:
- the LOC133248853 gene encoding olfactory receptor 6C4-like has product MKNRTFTEFILLGLTNQPEVQALIFIFLFLTYMLSVLGNLTIIILTLVDSHLQTPMYFFLRNFSFLEVSFTSIFIPRFLTSMTTGNKAISFAGCLIQYFFAIFLGATDFYLLASMSYDHYVAICKPLHYLTVMNSRVCIQLVFCSWLGGFLAIFPPIILMSQVDFCASNVLNHYYCDYGPLLELACSDTSLLELMVISLAVVTLVVTLVLVTLSYTYIIRTILRIPSAQQRAKAFFTCSSHRIVISLSYGSCMFMYINPSAKEEGAFNKGIAVLITSITPLLNPFIYTLRNQQVKQAFKDTIKKIVKF; this is encoded by the coding sequence ATGAAAAACCGAACATTTACTGAGTTTATTTTGTTGGGCCTCACAAATCAACCTGAGGTCCAGGCACTGATAttcatctttctgtttctcaCCTACATGCTAAGTGTCCTAGGAAATCTGACTATCATCATTCTCACTCTAGTAGATTCTCACCTCCAAacccccatgtatttcttcctccGGAATTTCTCCTTCTTAGAAGTTTCCTTCACATCCATTTTCATTCCCAGATTTCTGACCAGCATGACAACAGGAAATAAAGCCATCAGCTTTGCTGGATGcttgattcaatatttttttgcTATATTTCTTGGGGCAACAGACTTTTACCTCCTGGCTTCTATGTCCTATGAccactatgtggccatctgcaaaccccTGCACTACCTGACCGTCATGAACAGCAGAGTCTGCATACAACTTGTGTTCTGCTCCTGGCTAGGGGGATTCCTGGCTATCTTTCCCCCAATCATCTTAATGAGCCAGGTGGATTTCTGTGCCTCCAATGTTCTGAATCACTATTACTGTGACTATGGGCCCCTCCTGGAGCTCGCCTGCTCAGACACAAGCCTCTTAGAACTGATGGTCATCTCCTTGGCAGTTGTGACTTTGGTGGTTACTCTGGTGCTGGTGACACTTTCTTATACATATATTATCAGGACCATTCTGAGGATTCCTTCTGCTCAGCAAAGGGCAAAGGCTTTTTTCACTTGTTCCTCCCACAGGATTGTCATCTCGCTCTCTTATGGCAGCTGCATGTTTATGTACATTAATCCTTCTGCAAAAGAAGAAGGTGCTTTCAACAAAGGAATAGCCGTGCTCATTACTTCAATTACTCCCTTGTTAAATCCCTTCATTTATACTCTAAGAAATCAGCAAGTGAAACAAGCCTTCAAGGACACCATCAAAAAGATTGTAAagttttaa